TCCTGCATTCCACGGCTGATAAAGTTGAGAATATTCTGCGGCTGGGTATGAGGAACCTGACGCAAAAAGATGGACATAAACAGCGTCTGGAATGGACGTTCATAGATCAGATCATCCCCATCCGCTGACAGATGCAGGTCCGGAAGGGTCTTCCCGTTTTGCATCAAATGCAGATTCCACTCCGACTCATCCCGGTCAAGCTGTTTCGACGTCTCTGCAAGCCTTGCCGGCTCGTCGAGTACAAGCAATGTATCTTCTGGCATGTAGTCGTAGATCGTCTTGTTTTCGGGATAGAGCGGTGAAATATATTTATACATTTCGGAGAAATACACATGCTCCCGCAGAAGTTCGATCTCACGATGAATTTCTTCCCGCAGACGCAGCTTCGCCTGCCGGTCCGTCATTTTCTCCAACTGTTGGTCAAGCAAAATAACGGCTGTATCCGCAGCCTTCTCCATGCGTTCGCGATCTGCAATTAACTCTTTGCACGGCAGAACCGTCACTTCGTCAATTCGTTCAATGGAACGCTGGTCTGCAGGATCAAATGTCCGAATGGAATCGATCTCATCGTCGAATAATTCCACACGATACGCAATGGACGATGTAACTGGATAGAAATCAATAATTCCTCCACGCACACTCATCTCACCACGTGATTCTACGCGCTCTACACGTTCATATCCAAGCTTCACCATCTCCAGCAGGAATGCATCGAGCTCCAGCGTATTGCCTTGTTTAATTGTAATCTGAGCATTAGCCATTACTTCCGGAAGTGGAACATAGCGCCGTACCCCGGAAAATGGGATAACAACAACGCCCCTGAATCCCTGGGCGCAACGGACCAACACATCAATACGCTGACCCAATGTTTCCGGACTGGAAACAGCAGCTTCAGCGGCAACAAGTTCGTTGGCAGGATAGAGCAGCACCTGATCCGGTGAAAGCGCTTCCTGTAAATCTTCTGCGATTTTTTGAGCGGAAAACATATTGTGTGTCACAACGAGCAGGGGTCGGTTCGTTTCCTGATGCAGGGCAGCCAGCATAATCTGACGTGCCGAACCGGATAAGCCCGAAACCAATTGCTCCTTCATACCGGATGTAATCCCGGCCGTAATGGACCCGAAGTCCGGATCTTTGGAAAAAGCCTGTATAAGTGCTTGTAACAAAAGGGGCACCTCTCTTATAACTTACTTGAGTATCTCACGCCTGCGCGCAGGTTCACCACATTAAAAATTGGATACAAATTCCTTTTTGTCCTGTTTCATCATAAAGGATTAATCGCTACTTTGCCACATCCGTTTAATGTGGCTGAGCACGATTTTGGAAGCAGTCTGGTTTCATCCCAACTGAAAAGAAGCCTCAGCAGGCTGCCAAGGCTATAAAGGTGGAGCGGTATTCCGCAGCCGCCATCATCTGTCATAAGTTCTTGCTGCGTGCGAGTTAATTATTGAAGCGGACTCGCAAGCAGGCTCAGCTCAGGATTAAATTCCAAAGCTTCTTTGCAATAATCACATGTAATCCGAACGGTTATATCGCCACCGGAATTATACGCTATTATATCCCTCCGCTCGTCGGGGGTCAAGAAATGAAAGCCTAATTGCGCTTCCGTTATCCGGGCAGAATCGATTCGTCCAATAAAAGTACGGCAGTGCCTACACACATAATTCACTGACATGTTTATGCCTCCTGAACATGGTTTATACGTCCAGTATGCCCATTAAGACTGAATTGAACCCGAATCTTGATCATTTTTCCAGTGCCAGTTGCAGCGGTTACCCGTTGAACTTGGCCATCGTCTGCTCAAACGTATGATCCAGACTATACTCCAATGCATTACAGGTCTGTTCGATCGTTTGTTCGAGTGCTTCCTTTTCGTTCTTCATAAACTTCGACAGTACGTAATCTACAATGGCATGTCCCGGTTCTGGTCGGGATATGCCCATCCGTACCCGGTTAAACTGCTGAGTACCGGTATGCTGGATAATGGATTTGATTCCATTGTGACCACCTGCACTGCCCTGGTAACGCAATCTGACTTTGCCTGTTTCCGTGTCCATATCATCGTAGACAACAATCAGGTCTTCCAGACTAACTTTATAAAAATCCATATAAGCCCTTACCGACTCACCGGACAGGTTCATAAACGTCATTGGTTTAATCAGCACCGTTTTGACGCCGCCAATCACACCTTCTCCAATCAGCGCCTTGCATTTGCTCTGCGTAATGGAGATATTATGGCGCTCTGCAAGTCGATCGAGTGCCATAAAGCCGATATTATGACGGGTTTTAGCGTAGTTCGGGCCTGGATTTCCGAGGCCGACAATCCACTTCATCTTGTTCCCTCCTTCGGATCAGCCTAAGGTGAAGCATAGACTTCGAATGTTATATTTCATATAATATCAACAAAGTATGATTCGAAATGGTTATATAATTTGAACGATTATTACACCTTATCACTCCGATTGCAGTACCATCTTTCGATCGGCTCTTATCCCCAGATTTTCTTTATTCCCTTGATCCAAGGGAATAATCCGGTGATAGCCTATGCTTCCGAAGTAGCTTTCTTGCAGAAAGCTTTCAGGCGCACGCTCCGCTTCTTCAGATTGGTTCTGCACTCTCCGTTTTGGTGTAAACGTCAGTTTCAACTTATATTATGTTTACAGCTTTTATTCATCAACCCAGGAAGGTGAGCGGGTTTTGCGCGAAGACAACGGACAACTGACTCAACATAGCGATTTTATCTATCATCTGGAATATCACGTACCTGTACAGGTATATGACCGCGACACCCATATTGAGATCGGACTAATCACACGTTTCGATAATCAATTTGTCGAAATTGCCGACACTCTTTTTCATCGGCGCCGGTTCCGTTTTATCTCCCGCCCCGGATACTAGAAATCCGGCAGGCAACTGCTTCACTTCCAACATAACGGCACGCCGACAGGGGTTACATTTTCCATTGATCCGGAAAACGTAACCCCTCTACTACTTTATGCAGACATCCTTATTCAATTTCAAACAGCTTGCTGATTGACAATTCCTCATGAACCCGGATAATGGCTTCTCCGAGCAAAGGTGCTACAGACAACACTTTAAGTTTGCTTGTCGGGTTAGCATGCGTAATCGGAATAGTATCCGTTACGATAACTTCCTTCAGCGGTGCATTCTCCAAGCGTTCCATCGCAGGGCCGGACAATACCGGGTGAGTACAGCAAGCGTATACTTCTTTCACGCCGCCTTCCATCAGAGCATTTGCTCCCAGTACAATCGTTCCCGCTGTATCAATGATGTCATCGATCAGAATTGCCGTTTTACCTTCGATGTTACCGATAATGTTCATCACTTCGCTGACGTTCGGCTCTGGACGACGTTTGTCGATAATTGCGAGAGGTGCATTCAGGAAGTCCGCCAGTTTCCGAGCGCGTACTACGCCGCCGTGGTCAGGCGATACAACAACCGGATTTTCGATCTGTTTCGAGCGGAAATATTGAGCCAAAATCGGCACGCCGAGCAGATGATCGACTGGAATGTCGAAGAATCCCTGGATCTGCATGGCATGCAAGTCCATTGCGATTACACGGGTTGCACCCGCTTTTTCGATCAAATTGGCAACCAGTTTGGCTGTAATCGGGTCACGCGAACGGGCCTTACGGTCCTGTCTAGCATAACCATAGTACGGAATAACGACGTTAATCGTCTTGGCAGATGCCCGTTTAAGTGCATCAATCATAACGAGCATTTCCATCAGGTTGTCATTAACCGGCAAGCAAGTAGACTGCACGATATAAACGTGACAGCCCCGAACACTCTCAGAGAGTTTCACTTGGATCTCACCATCACTGAAGCTGGTTGTGTGAGATTCACCCATAGGAATTCCGATATAATCAGCAATTTGATGGGCAAGCTTGGGGTTAGAATTGCAAGTAAATATTTTTAGTTTCGAATCAAAATAAGTCATAAAATAAAAACCCTCCGTGCTGGTTCATTGGAATCTATAAGCGTCTGCGACATGTCGGCACCCCCCGATGTTCGGCAGGCAATTCTTAATATCAATACCCCTTATTCGGGTTTGGCATTTTGTTTCTTTGCTTTGGCACGACCACGGATTTTCTCCGCATACCCAGGTTTGTTCTCCTGGCGTGGGCGGGCAATCGCGAGATCGTTGTCGGGAACGGAATGGGTAACGGTAGAGCCCGCAACAACATATGCGCCTTTTCCTACCGTGACAGGTGCAATCAGATTGACATTGCTGCCTACGAACGCATCATCTTCAATCGTCGTTACAGCTTTATTATATCCATCATAATTCACCGTTATTGCCCCGCATCCAACATTTACGTTTTTCCCGACTTTAGCATCCCCAATATAACTGAGATGAGATACTTTGGAGCCTTCATCAATTGTAGCATTTTTCACTTCAACAAAGTCACCAATTTTTACTTTGCGGCCCAGTTTGGTGCCTGGACGCAAATAAGCAAATGGACCTACGGTTGCTTCTGATCCAACCTCGGCTTGTGACAGCACAGAATGTTTGATTGTAACCCCATCCTGAATGATACTGTCTTCGATATCAGCCTGAGGACCAATATGGCAGGCTTCACCAATGGTAGTTGACCCTTTGAGTATGGTACCCGGATACAATACCGTATCTGATCCAATGGTAACATCCGCCCCGATATATGTCGATGCCGGATCGATGATCGTAACACCGTTCAACATATGTCTTACCGCCAAACGTTCACGCATGAACGCTTCTGCTTGTGAAAGGGCAAGCCGATCATTAACTCCGATGGATTCCGCGATGTCATCTGACATGTAGGCCTCCACCACTTCTCCATCATTACGGAAAATGCCAACCACGTCAGTGAGATAATACTCTCCCTGAGCATTCTGGTTCGTCACTTTCTCCAGCGCAGCGAACAACTTGGCATTATCGAAGCAGTACGTACCTGTGTTGATTTCGTTCACGGCATCTTCCTGCTCCGTGCAATCCTTCTGTTCCACAATGCGTTGTACTGAACCATCTTCTCCGCGAATAACGCGACCGTACCCTTTGGGATTGTCCAGTTTAGCTGTAAGTACCGTTGCTGCTGCTCCGCGACTCTCATGCAGCTTCATCAGTCCTTCCAGCGTTTCACTGGTCACAAGTGGTGTATCTCCACAGACAACAATGGTTGACCCTGCTTCACTGCCGAGCAGAGATTTAACCTGCTTCACCGCATGTCCTGTTCCCAATTGTTCAGCCTGAAGCACGTACTCTGCTCTGGAACCCAAAAATGACTGCACCGCTTCGGCACCGTGACCGACCACAACGACGCTGCGTTCAACACCTGCGCGAAGAGCTGCATCCAGCACGTGACCCACCATTGGTTTACCGCATACGGGATGCAGTACCTTGTACAATTTTGATTTCATCCGTTTGCCTTGCCCTGCCGCAAGAACGATTGCCATTCTTTTCAAAATTTACGACCTCCTGTTCTGAAAAACCCATCGTTTGACCTTACCTGTATATATCCGATGAGTAACGTTCAGCCGGCCCTGCGCCGGTCTTGTTCATCGCCTGCTGTCTCTGTAATCACGCGTAACAACGCGGACACCAACAAATCGTGACCTATATGTATACGCCGTGTACCTGCGAGCTTAACCGATTCCCATGATTCCTAAGATGCCGCCCTGTTACCAAGCGCACGCTGCGCTTTTTGTTCTTTCAACATTTTGCAGAATTCAAGCTGCGAAAATGCTCTTCTGTGAATAAACTCAATACTGAATATATCTTATTCCCGTCAAAAAGAAAAGAGAGCCATAAGACATGGCTCTCTTTTCCTTCGAACCCCAATAATGTTCTCAGGCACCTTCTTCAATGACTTCTTCCTCAGTTGCTGCGCGATCATACTCAGTCAAAACAGCTGCTTGAATCTTCTCGCGAGTACCGGAAGAGATCGGGTGGGCGATATCACGGAATTCTCCGTCAGGAGTCCGCTTGCTCGGCATAGCAACAAACATTCCGTTATTGCCATCGATGACGCGAATGTCATGAACGACGAATTCGTTATCGATGGTAATGGATGCGATAGCCTTCATTCTCCCCTCAGAGTTAACACGGCGGAGTCTGACATCCGTAATTTGCATGTGTGTGTTCACCACCTTTTTCCATCAGAACTTGGTGTATAATTCCACACAGCCTATACGAACTCCTTCTTTTTATAACCATAAAAATGTCCTAATTTCAGGAATTTTTTTATTTAATACACAATTCGACAACGTTAGTGCCAGGTCGATGGAAAAGAACCTTTCCCGACATGTAATTCGTCATGATTCTACACGTCAAAATAGTTGCCAGGCTTGACGGAAATGTGTCTGCTCTTCGCATCAACCGCCGTCAGCTTCGCCAGAGAAATGTAATCCGTCAGCAGTCGTTCTTCCGAATCAACCGATCCAGATTCTACTAATACGCCTACTCCCGCTACCGTAGCATTAAACTCGGCTAATAGGTCGATCATCCCTTGGACGGTTCCCCCGGCTTTCATAAAATCATCTACAATGAGCACTCTGGAGTGCTCACGCATAGCCCTGCGAGATAGGGACATGGTATGTAGGCTTTTATGGGACCCGGATACATAATTGATACTTACGGCCGATCCTTCCGTAGCCTGATGGTCCCTACGCACGAGCACTACAGGCAGGTTGAGCTGGGCTCCGGTCGCATAAGCAAGCGGAATTCCTTTAGTCTCGACCGTCATCACCACATCAATATCCATATTGCCAAAGGCCGTTGCAAAAATCTTGCCGGCTTCATTCATCAATGCGGGCTGTCCAAGCAGGTCGGACATGTACAGGTACTCACCAGGGAGTATCCGATCGGGCTGCGCGAGCTGGGTAGAAAGTCGTTCTGCAAAAGCCAGTGCCAGTTCTCTGGACACCTTTGGAATCCACTTTACTCCCCCGGCTGCTCCAGCCAGTGTATGCAGTTCTCCCGAACCACCTTCTTCGAACACTTCTTTGATAATCGCCAAATCTTCACTGATCGACGACTTCGCAGCTCCGTAGCGTTCGGCAAATGTGGTCAACGGAATAACCGTATGCGGTCTAGACAATAAGTACTGCGTCATTTCAACCAGCCTTGCGCTTCGTTTTAATTTCTTCACAGAGATCCATCCTCACGATCACGGAAAACATCCAAATCCGAATAATTATTTAAAAATATACCACCTTTATACGTGTTTGTACATTATAAAAGCGAATTTTAAGTTAGCATACGTACGGCGTATACTTCTTTACAGAAGCCTCGCAGCCCATTGTAGATCCGTGCAACTTTGGACTCCTTGGAGACCAGCCCAAACACAGTAGGGCCGCTGCCTGACATTAATACTCCGTCTGCTCCAAGCCGAATCATGGCATCCTTCAGATGCTGAACTTCCGGATACAGCTTCAACGTTACGTCCTCAAGCACATTCCCCATCTGCCCGCACACTTCGGCAAAGGATTGATTGCGAATGGCCTGCTCCATTTTGGCAGCACTCGGATGACGAACGATCTTGTCGCTGCGGAACCGTCCATAGACGTCGGCTGTGGACACATTAATCGGCGGCTTGGCCAAGATCACCCAACATTGCGGGGGATTCGGCATCGGTGTCAGCTTCTCCCCACGGCCTGTGGCGAGTGCTGTTCCGCCTGTAATGCAGAAAGGCACATCCGAGCCCAGTTCGGCTCCAAGTTCCTGCAGCTCTTGATCGGGGATGTTGAGACGCCAGAGGCGATTCAATCCACGCAGCGTTGCTGCTGCATCACTGCTGCCACCAGCAAGTCCGGCGGCCACTGGTATTTTTTTGTCCAGATGAATATGCACTCCGGTTCTCACGTCATAACGCTCTTTGATGAGCCTGGCTGCCTGAAAAGCCAAGTTCTTCTCATCCAGGGGGATATATCCCGCCTGACTAGAGATAAAGATCGTGTCACGAGGCAGCTCAGACATTTCCAGTCGATCGGCAAGATCCACCATCGTCATGATCATCTCAACTTCGTGGAATCCATCTCTTCTTTTATGTAAAACGTCTAGCATCAAATTGATTTTAGCAGGCGCTTTTTCGTAAATTTTCAAGGCGTTCACCCGTCCTCACCTTTTCCCTAAGACAACTTAACATATTATATCAAAATGGGGCTGTCAAGTCATTTCTATTCCGCATCCATGGGGAAAAAGCGAGGTCATTCCTGCCGGATTGCCCCGCTCTCCAAACCGATTGAACCGGATTACGATTTGCGTGCAGCTTCTTCCGCAAGTTGAATGGCCCGTTTCACCATATTGCCCGCATCCTTCGCTTTGATCCCGCCCCAACCTTCCTGCTGGACAGTATCATAGAACCCCAGGTCTTTTGCCAGTTCATTCTTGAGTTCATCCGACATTACACTTCTTCTTCTCCGGCTCATGGATCATCCTCCTCCAAATAGTTCATTCATGATAAGTCCATTGGTATCCGGGACTAATTGCCCCCAGGCCAAGCCAATTCATTTGATCTACTTAAGAATAATGCCTTGAACCTGTCCAAATAGTATGCCGCTTCTTCCCCAGACTCATTCCTGATCAACTATGGCTCTCCCATGAACCGAGCGGGATTTTTTCAAAATAAAAAAAGCGACCTGCCCAAGGGGGCAGAATCGCCGTAAATCGATACTTACGTCTCCATGTAGGAGCTATGCGTCTGGCTGCCTGGATCAAATACCATGACTTCCACCGATTCCGTAAGTATATCAGCATAACTGTAGGATACTCGCTTGAATGTTTCTTGCTCCTCATCAAGCTTGACAATAAAAACAGAAGGGTACGTTTCTTCCAATACACCCGTACGCTCAATGGTCTTACGGCGGCCACCATTAGCCCGCAGCATAATTTTCTGACCGATATGTGCATCGAGATTGCGTTTGATATCCAATAGCGTATTTTTAGCCATTGTCGACGACCACCTCTTTTCTTGTCCATTATACCGGATTTTACAGTCATTGTCAAATCAAAACTAATTATTATATCAGTATCAAAAAGTTGTTGTCAATGAATTTTTTTGCAAACAAAAAAAGCCCCTAAATGAGGCTTTCTTCTGCCATCTTCAGACGGCTGATGGATTCACTTTTAACGTGGATAAATCATTCAATCCGGGCAGACCTACCCGATAACTCCCTCGTGTCTCAACGCCGCCCACACCCTGGCTGCCACTAATCGTGTTATGCAAAATGTCATTCATATTCACGGTTTCGCGCACTGACGTGAAGGCTGCCTTGGCTGCCACATAGACCGGGTCTAAAGCATGAATGAGAATTCGGCCTGGTGAACTGGCAAAGTTCGCTCCAGCACGCAGCAAGGCCTCAAAGTGGGACTGACACGCACCAGCTACAATCGTGAGCGCATCGAGATGGCGTTCATATTGCCTAGCCACCTGAATAGCAGATACGAAGTTTTGCGAATTTTTGTAGCTGCCCAGACTATATAAGTCATAGGGCTGACGAGTCTTAAGTACACCATCATGGCCAGTAATGACAACAATGTCCGGGCGAACTTTGGGCAGCAGACGATATAAAGTGTCCGCCATGGCAGACTCATGTACGTATTGCCCCTCTGCGGGAACACGAAGCTGCTCATAAAGGTTCATGCTTTTTTTTAGATAATTAGGATCGCCATCCAAGTGCAGTACTTTGCCAGGCATCTCAAAATAGGCGGGTTCTTGTTGAACAGACCATTCCTGAACCAAACCTTCACGATTGCGCTCGGCCTGTTCCATTCGATTCTGCTGCAAGCGTGAGAGCGTCTGATGCGCCTTCACGTGAGCCTGCCTCGTCTTGGCACTCTGCGGTTCATAAGGAACCTGTATCAAATCGTCCACAGGGGAATCGGCTAACAGCCGGAACTCGGTCCCTTTAATGATGGCACCGTCCGACTGGAGGCCTTCCAACCGGAAAGTCACATCTCCACCGTATGACTTTCGAACGACCAAGTCTCCGATATTCATCAACATTATCACCTCTACCCCATCGTATGGGCAGAAACCCGGATTGGTTCATCCGAATTTTACAGAGCTGCGCGTACCCCAGCTTCCCACATTACGGTACTGAGTGTCGCATACTCCTGCAGGCTCAATGTTTCTCCCCGTCTCGAAGGCTGAATACCAGCCTGCTCCAGCAGCTGATCAGCCTGTTCTCTGTTCTCCTTTGTGAAGAAACGAGCTTTCAAATTATTGGAGATTGTTTTTCTACGCTGCGCGAATGAAGCCTGTACCACTTCGAAGAAATGTGCCTCGTCGGGAACTTCAACCGGCGGTTGCTCACGCACCTTTAACTTGATTACAGCCGATTCCACATTAGGCTGCGGAATAAATACCGTGGGCGGAACAATACAGACCAATTCAGGCATACTGTAGTACTGGACTGCAATGCTCAGACTGCCATAGTCCTTAGATCCAGGAGCAGCAGCCATGCGTTCAGCCACTTCCTTCTGGATCATGACCACAATGCTGTCTACAGGCAGCTTCTCTTCGAGCAGCTTCATCATGATTGGCGTCGTTACATAATAAGGCAGATTGGCCACAACACTCACTTTATCTACCGTTCCAAAATCGGTGCGGAACAGCTCAGCCAGATCCAGCTTCAGCACATCCCCATGATGCACACGAACATTCGGATAAGGCTGCATCACTTCACCCAGAATCGGCAGCAGCCGCTGATCAATCTCTACAGCCGTTACAGGCCCGGCTACCCGAGCCAGACGTTCTGTGAGGGCGCCGATACCTGGTCCGATCTCAAGTGCACCCTTGGACTCGTCCAAATCAGCTGCATTTACAATTTTGTTCAATATATTTTGATCGATCAGAAAGTTCTGACCCAGGCTCTTCTTGAATGAAAATCCGTGTCTTTGAATAATTTCTTTGGTTCGTTTGGGGGTTGCAATCTCTACCGTTTCTTCCATGCCCTTCATACGCTCACAATCCTTCACGTTCAATTTGCGATAATGCTGCGGAGAACTCTTCCCGGGTAATCTGGAATACACTCAACCGCTTGTGGAACTGCTTGCCGTTGCAATATCCTATGCCCAGCAGATTGCCCATCTCCATACGACGTGCAGCAGCCTGTGGGTGCACAATCAGTCCCGCCGCAATCAGATCCTCCCAATCGATCAGACTGGGTGCGCCTTCATAAGACGTGTGTACACGTGCCAGTGCATGACGAATGGCCTCAGGTGAGGCGTTCTCCACTCCGATGTCGCCTTTACGCGTAGCATCTGCCTCCGGGATGAAGGCATGCTTGCAGCCAGGTACTTTATTGGCGATGATTTTACGAATACGTTCACCAGCATGATCCGGGTCTGTCAGTACGATGACACCACGTCTCTCTTGGGCAAGTGCAATGCGCTTTAGAATACGCTGGTTGATGGCCGACCCACCAGTCTCGATCGTATCTGCCTGAACCGCACGTCGAATAGCTACGGTGTCGTCACGACCTTCCACCACGATCACTTCTTTTATCATGTTCCATTTCTTCCTTTCTAACGCAAAAAGAAGAGGAGTATCCTCTTCTCTGCCAAACGGCGGGGGAGACTGAATTCAGACCCCTCCGCCGCATATTCCGCATGAATCATTCATGCTTATATTTTATAGCATTCCCATTTCAAAGTAAAACGATTTTAGTTCGCTTCCGGCTTCACCGGACCAATCACATATACCGTCTTGCCTTTCTTCCGTCCGAAGTTCAGGGCATGCTTCACACTATCATAATACACATCAATTTTGTTGCCTTTAATGGCACCACCTGTGTCTTCCGCACGACGGAAGCCAAGGCCCTCGATATATACCCACCAGCCAATTGGAATGACTTTGGGATCAACCGCAATGGTACGTCCCTCGGTTACCCGAGTACCTGATGCCGTTTTTGTGCCGATACCGGGCTCTTCAGAAGAGTATGCCGTCATGGATACATTTTTCAACACTTTAGAATATTTAAAAGAACTGCCTGAGACGGTAATTACTTTGCTGCCCGAGGCAGCGGTTTTCTTCGAGTTCGTGGTTGTTGCTGTTTTTGTCGTGGAAGTCTGCGCCGATACCGTCTGAATCACTGGCTCTTTCACAACAGGTTTGGCTTTGGTACCAACGGCGATCACTTTATCAACGCGATTCGTTGCGACCGATTTGCCCACCATTTTTTTGGAGACCAATTCTCCATCCTGGAACACCTTTTCAATATGCTGTACAAGTGTGCCTTCTTTACCGCTCACAACGACACGATTGTCGCCTTTGTACAAGCTAGGGTCAGCCGTTTTGATCACTTTGTAAGCAATCGGCTGTTCCACGTCCACCGTACGCTTTGTTACACGCACTACACGGATTTTCATATCCGCTTCAATAGTGGTTCCAAGCGCCGGATACACTTTGTCTTCACTTGCAATCTGAATACCTGATTTTTTAATCGCATCTTTTACCGATGAATCGGTTGTATACAGAGTCTTGGTGTCTCCGTCTGCCGTAATATTAACTGGAACGGCCCGCTCAATAACGATGCGGTCTCCATCTGTGATCGCCCCATTCAAGGGCATGGATACCTGATCGTGAGGGCTGACTGTGAT
Above is a window of Paenibacillus sp. E222 DNA encoding:
- a CDS encoding anti-sigma-F factor Fin family protein; protein product: MSVNYVCRHCRTFIGRIDSARITEAQLGFHFLTPDERRDIIAYNSGGDITVRITCDYCKEALEFNPELSLLASPLQ
- the pth gene encoding aminoacyl-tRNA hydrolase, coding for MKWIVGLGNPGPNYAKTRHNIGFMALDRLAERHNISITQSKCKALIGEGVIGGVKTVLIKPMTFMNLSGESVRAYMDFYKVSLEDLIVVYDDMDTETGKVRLRYQGSAGGHNGIKSIIQHTGTQQFNRVRMGISRPEPGHAIVDYVLSKFMKNEKEALEQTIEQTCNALEYSLDHTFEQTMAKFNG
- a CDS encoding ribose-phosphate diphosphokinase; translated protein: MTYFDSKLKIFTCNSNPKLAHQIADYIGIPMGESHTTSFSDGEIQVKLSESVRGCHVYIVQSTCLPVNDNLMEMLVMIDALKRASAKTINVVIPYYGYARQDRKARSRDPITAKLVANLIEKAGATRVIAMDLHAMQIQGFFDIPVDHLLGVPILAQYFRSKQIENPVVVSPDHGGVVRARKLADFLNAPLAIIDKRRPEPNVSEVMNIIGNIEGKTAILIDDIIDTAGTIVLGANALMEGGVKEVYACCTHPVLSGPAMERLENAPLKEVIVTDTIPITHANPTSKLKVLSVAPLLGEAIIRVHEELSISKLFEIE
- the veg gene encoding biofilm formation stimulator Veg, which encodes MAKNTLLDIKRNLDAHIGQKIMLRANGGRRKTIERTGVLEETYPSVFIVKLDEEQETFKRVSYSYADILTESVEVMVFDPGSQTHSSYMET
- the rsmA gene encoding 16S rRNA (adenine(1518)-N(6)/adenine(1519)-N(6))-dimethyltransferase RsmA; its protein translation is MKGMEETVEIATPKRTKEIIQRHGFSFKKSLGQNFLIDQNILNKIVNAADLDESKGALEIGPGIGALTERLARVAGPVTAVEIDQRLLPILGEVMQPYPNVRVHHGDVLKLDLAELFRTDFGTVDKVSVVANLPYYVTTPIMMKLLEEKLPVDSIVVMIQKEVAERMAAAPGSKDYGSLSIAVQYYSMPELVCIVPPTVFIPQPNVESAVIKLKVREQPPVEVPDEAHFFEVVQASFAQRRKTISNNLKARFFTKENREQADQLLEQAGIQPSRRGETLSLQEYATLSTVMWEAGVRAAL
- the purR gene encoding pur operon repressor; its protein translation is MKKLKRSARLVEMTQYLLSRPHTVIPLTTFAERYGAAKSSISEDLAIIKEVFEEGGSGELHTLAGAAGGVKWIPKVSRELALAFAERLSTQLAQPDRILPGEYLYMSDLLGQPALMNEAGKIFATAFGNMDIDVVMTVETKGIPLAYATGAQLNLPVVLVRRDHQATEGSAVSINYVSGSHKSLHTMSLSRRAMREHSRVLIVDDFMKAGGTVQGMIDLLAEFNATVAGVGVLVESGSVDSEERLLTDYISLAKLTAVDAKSRHISVKPGNYFDV
- the glmU gene encoding bifunctional UDP-N-acetylglucosamine diphosphorylase/glucosamine-1-phosphate N-acetyltransferase GlmU; protein product: MAIVLAAGQGKRMKSKLYKVLHPVCGKPMVGHVLDAALRAGVERSVVVVGHGAEAVQSFLGSRAEYVLQAEQLGTGHAVKQVKSLLGSEAGSTIVVCGDTPLVTSETLEGLMKLHESRGAAATVLTAKLDNPKGYGRVIRGEDGSVQRIVEQKDCTEQEDAVNEINTGTYCFDNAKLFAALEKVTNQNAQGEYYLTDVVGIFRNDGEVVEAYMSDDIAESIGVNDRLALSQAEAFMRERLAVRHMLNGVTIIDPASTYIGADVTIGSDTVLYPGTILKGSTTIGEACHIGPQADIEDSIIQDGVTIKHSVLSQAEVGSEATVGPFAYLRPGTKLGRKVKIGDFVEVKNATIDEGSKVSHLSYIGDAKVGKNVNVGCGAITVNYDGYNKAVTTIEDDAFVGSNVNLIAPVTVGKGAYVVAGSTVTHSVPDNDLAIARPRQENKPGYAEKIRGRAKAKKQNAKPE
- the ispE gene encoding 4-(cytidine 5'-diphospho)-2-C-methyl-D-erythritol kinase, coding for MKIYEKAPAKINLMLDVLHKRRDGFHEVEMIMTMVDLADRLEMSELPRDTIFISSQAGYIPLDEKNLAFQAARLIKERYDVRTGVHIHLDKKIPVAAGLAGGSSDAAATLRGLNRLWRLNIPDQELQELGAELGSDVPFCITGGTALATGRGEKLTPMPNPPQCWVILAKPPINVSTADVYGRFRSDKIVRHPSAAKMEQAIRNQSFAEVCGQMGNVLEDVTLKLYPEVQHLKDAMIRLGADGVLMSGSGPTVFGLVSKESKVARIYNGLRGFCKEVYAVRMLT
- the yabG gene encoding sporulation peptidase YabG, encoding MNIGDLVVRKSYGGDVTFRLEGLQSDGAIIKGTEFRLLADSPVDDLIQVPYEPQSAKTRQAHVKAHQTLSRLQQNRMEQAERNREGLVQEWSVQQEPAYFEMPGKVLHLDGDPNYLKKSMNLYEQLRVPAEGQYVHESAMADTLYRLLPKVRPDIVVITGHDGVLKTRQPYDLYSLGSYKNSQNFVSAIQVARQYERHLDALTIVAGACQSHFEALLRAGANFASSPGRILIHALDPVYVAAKAAFTSVRETVNMNDILHNTISGSQGVGGVETRGSYRVGLPGLNDLSTLKVNPSAV
- a CDS encoding small, acid-soluble spore protein, alpha/beta type codes for the protein MSRRRRSVMSDELKNELAKDLGFYDTVQQEGWGGIKAKDAGNMVKRAIQLAEEAARKS
- the spoVG gene encoding septation regulator SpoVG — its product is MQITDVRLRRVNSEGRMKAIASITIDNEFVVHDIRVIDGNNGMFVAMPSKRTPDGEFRDIAHPISSGTREKIQAAVLTEYDRAATEEEVIEEGA